In Aspergillus nidulans FGSC A4 chromosome IV, a single window of DNA contains:
- a CDS encoding uncharacterized protein (transcript_id=CADANIAT00000691), with translation MIVRREKEVQVSEQSLEGKLRATEAERSGGVGEEESSDAIIVRFVAAAPLPFCSKAGTRLNGISQTTCIPKQSISFDKCGIGNGRGLNPDKDQYLLSSYIGDFATSYKSYKVQRYTARVSATTVHKSYAQLNCATYAHV, from the exons ATGATTGTGCGGCGGGAAAAGGAAGTTCAAG TGAGTGAGCAGAGCCTAGAAGGCAAGCTGAGAGCGACGGAGGCTGAGCGATCGGGAGGGGTTGGTGAGGAGGAGT CAAGCGATGCTATTATTGTTCGGTTCGTTGCGGCGGCACCTTTACCGTTTTGCTCAAAGGCTGGGACTCGTTTGAATGGA ATATCGCAGACCACATGTATTCCTAAGCAGAGTATCTCTTTCGACAAATGTGGTATAGGGAATGGTAGAGGGTTAAATCCGGACAAGGACCAATA tcttctttcctcctACATAGGCGACTTTGCTACGAG TTACAAGTCATACAAAGTACAACGTTATACAGCCCGGGTCTCAGCCACAACAGTCCACAAGTCCTACGCCCAGCTCAACTGCGCCACATACGCGCATGTTTGA
- a CDS encoding fungal specific transcription factor domain-containing protein (transcript_id=CADANIAT00000693), whose protein sequence is MSSAKEALRSVLALTNKGYRPACSACIGWGVGCVYASDHQPSMDYGFPTPDSTLGMDLAAFVQNMPGAASFDFTPDLALTSSEANHGVPGLESNSPMPMVDQLPLAGQTVQLIDEFFVRCHPQLPCIHKETFLARTQGPVPMPLEWAILATAARAHRGATAPYRADMFLQAAVNSLAQSPLLRENVLRDLQAAVWCVYSLYYSGEITRAVMLLAQAYSLACLNGLDRLDEPGPNVPATMHLSPIEKEECRGTLWALFVLDRQINYLMGRHFVIDDVRWCVNYPLDDASLQSQPGLRPDLEPERCYSSDLAALAWEKPNIAIGTALPRLVCKASVMIGRIATYKSINPMPSATHSAQKRQADFHELQSALACLWVSLPACVHNVSEVPPGCVNQSVWLLITLHTCSTLLFYITDAERRSPGSDQYPTERENFTCTYKSVNKVVTALRALSGLATDAILNPMLAPSYFSCCRFILLQWRRSQQQEFRLDLGLVLRLLEQMANKQAGMARIYKEIIEQELGRDLDVQGGGDLGQALVKTEYCFMI, encoded by the exons ATGTCGTCGGCGAAAGAAGCGTTGCGAT CCGTACTTGCATTGACTAATAAGGGCTATCGTCCCGCGTGTTCGGCGTGCATTGGATGGGGCGTTGGATGCGTCTATGCGTCGGATCATCAGCCCTCAATGGACTACGGATTTCCCACCCCCGACAGCACCCTGGGGATGGACTTGGCCGCATTTGTCCAGAATATGCCCGGCGCTGCATCGTTTGATTTTACCCCGGATCTCGCGCTGACCTCCTCGGAGGCAAATCATGGGGTGCCGGGTCTAGAGAGCAACAGTCCAATGCCGATGGTGGACCAGCTGCCACTGGCTGGACAGACCGTCCAGCTGATAGACGAATTCTTTGTGCGTTGTCATCCACAGTTGCCCTGTATTCATAAGGAGACGTTTCTGGCTCGTACACAAGGGCCAGTACCAATGCCGCTAGAATGGGCCATCCTAGCCACCGCAGCAAGAGCACATCGCGGCGCGACGGCCCCATATCGAGCAGACATGTTTTTGCAGGCGGCCGTAAATTCGCTTGCACaaagtcctcttcttcga GAAAACGTCTTGAGAGACCTGCAAGCAGCAGTATGGTGCGTGTATTCGCTCTACTATTCAGGAGAGATCACGAGAGCTGTTATGCTATTGGCGCAAGCCTACTCGCTAGCCTGTCTGAACGGACTGGACAGACTGGATGAGCCCGGTCCGAACGTCCCGGCAACCATGCACCTCTCCCCcatagagaaggaagaatgcCGAGGAACGCTTTGGGCACTCTTCGTTCTCGACCGACAGATAAACTACCTCATGGGCCGCCACTTTGTCATTGACGATGTGCGATGGTGTGTAAACTACCCACTAGATGATGCGTCGCTTCAGAGTCAACCTGGATTGCGCCCTGACTTAGAACCGGAACGATGCTACAGTAGCGACTTGGCAGCGCTGGCGTGGGAGAAACCCAACATCGCTATTGGGACTGCTTTACCTCGTCTAGTCTGTAAGGCCAGCGTCATGATCGGCCGCATCGCAACATACAAGAGCATCAACCCCATGCCTAGCGCCACCCACAGCGCCCAGAAGCGGCAGGCCGACTTCCACGAGCTTCAGTCTGCCCTCGCCTGCCTCTGGGTGTCTCTACCTGCTTGTGTCCACAACGTCTCCGAGGTTCCACCGGGGTGCGTAAACCAGAGCGTGTGGCTGCTGATCACACTGCACACCTGCTCCACGCTTCTATTCTATATCACAGATGCGGAGCGCAGGAGTCCCGGCAGTGATCAATATCCCACCGAGCGCGAGAACTTCACCTGTACTTACAAATCCGTGAACAAAGTCGTAACTGCACTGCGCGCACTGTCGGGCCTTGCAACTGATGCGATTCTAAATCCGATGCTGGCCCCCTCTTACTTCTCGTGCTGTCGATTCATTCTACTACAGTGGCGCCGctcgcagcagcaggagtttcGGTTGGATCTGGGGCTTGTGCTGAGACTGCTGGAGCAGATGGCTAATAAGCAGGCGGGGATGGCAAGAATCTATAAGGAGATCATTGAGCAGGAGCTGGGGAGAGACTTGGATGTGCAGGGTGGAGGTGACCTTGGTCAGGCCCTGGTGAAAACAGAATACTGCTTCATGATCTAA
- a CDS encoding uncharacterized protein (transcript_id=CADANIAT00000695), whose amino-acid sequence METAGCQRLAHPCHVIAGPLSNPMLSDHRQEIRGLLTGHQQTDDG is encoded by the exons ATGGAAACGGCGGGTTGCCAGAGGCTTGCACACCCG TGCCATGTTATTGCT GGGCCTCTATCAAATCCAATGCTATCCGACCATCGTCAAGAAATTCGCGGCCTGTTGACGGGCCATCAGCAAACCGATGATGGTTAG
- a CDS encoding pleiotropic drug resistance family ABC transporter (transcript_id=CADANIAT00000690) encodes MSSQPSPPAPSGDVAPPGAVQQPSETVSRITDDNGAPSTAKEKAESSDITCASSEKDIDRDRKDIDQESELKITALARNLSRLSQKSGAVDGTNTFLDSSSDPELDPNSGQFNARKWTKNFLSVANRDPDRYPRRTAGVSFRNLSAFGYGTAADYQMDVANMWLKGFGWIRRKLGFVDRVRIDILRDFEGFVRSGEMLVVLGRPGSGCSTFLKTIAGETHGLWLDDGTDIQYQGISWDEMHSRFRGEVIYQAETEIHFPNLTAGETLLFAAQARTPANRFPGVTRDQYAHHMRDVTMAMLGLSHTMNTLIGNEFIRGVSGGERKRVSIAETILCGCPLQCWDNSTRGLDSSTALEFVRNLRLSTEYTGSTAIVAIYQASQAIYDVFDKAIVLYEGRQIYFGSASDARRFFVEMGFECPDRQTTGDFLTSLTSPTERLVRKGFENLVPRTPDEFAERWKQSAERKRLLEEIEAFQNEHPLGGSKYEEFTRSRAAEKAKGTRAASPYTLSYPMQIRLCLSRGFLRLKGDMSMTLATTIGNSIMALIISSIFYNMNGTTEKFFSRGALLFFAILLNAFSSALEILTLWQQRPIVEKHYKYALYHPSAEAISSMIVDLPAKVLVSIVFNIILYFMTNLRRTAGHFFVFYLFSFTTTLTMSNIFRWIGAISRSMAQAMVPSSIFMLILVIYTGFTIPVRNMHPWFRWLNYLNPIGYAFESLMVNEFSGRRFDCAMYVPDGPGYADVPLSSKICSGRGAVAGQDYIDGDTYLNTSFQYYRSHLWRNYGVLLAFMFFFLAAYIICSELVRAKPSKGEILVFPRGKIPAFAKEVRRDEEDAKTVEKPQLVGEKSDDHVGAISKQTAIFHWQDVCYDIKIKGENRRILDHIDGWVKPGTLTALMGVTGAGKTSLLDVLADRVTMGVITGEMLVDGRLRDDSFQRKTGYVQQQDLHLETSTVREALIFSAMLRQPASIPRKEKLAYVEEVIKMLGMEEYAEAVVGILGEGLNVEQRKRLTIGVELAAKPDLLLFFDEPTSGLDSQTAWSICSLMRKLADHGQAILCTIHQPSAILMQQFDRLLFLAKGGKTIYFGELGENMGTLIEYFEKKGSTPCPKNANPAEWMLEVIGAAPGSHADRDWSEVWNQSPEREQVRAELARMKAELLQKPEPPRTPEYGEFAMPLWSQFLICLKRMFQQYWRSPSYIYSKATMCVIPPIFIGFTFWREPLSLQGMQNQMFAIFMLLVIFPNLVQQMMPYFVTQRALYEVRERPSKAYSWKAFMMASICVELPWNILMAVPAYFCWYYPIGLYRNAGPGETVERGGTMFLLILIFMMFTSTFSSMVIAGIEHPDTGSNIAQLLFSLCLIFNGVLATPQQMPRFWIFMYRVSPFTYLVSSVLSTGLSGAEVECSDIEILKIPPPDGQNCTSYLGPYAEGIHAKLLSDAPNGDCRLCSISSTNQFLASLSINPDDNWRNVGILFVYIVFNAFAAVFLYWLVRVPKKKSQQVKKQ; translated from the exons ATGTCTTCTCAGCCCTCGCCTCCAGCGCCCTCTGGGGACGTTGCCCCTCCTGGTGCGGTGCAGCAGCCCTCAGAGACCGTCAGCAGGATAACAGATGACAACGGCGCACCAAGCAcagcaaaagaaaaagcagagAGTTCCGATATCACGTGTGCCAGTTCCGAGAAAGATATCGACCGTGACAGAAAAGATATCGATCAAGAAAGCGAGCTGAAGATCACTGCACTCGCGCGGAATTTATCCCGTCTCTCACAGAAAAGCGGCGCTGTTGACGGCACAAACACCTTCCTCGACTCCTCCAGCGACCCCGAGCTTGATCCTAATTCTGGCCAATTTAATGCTCGCAAATGGACAAAGAACTTCCTCTCCGTTGCCAATCGCGACCCAGACCGTTACCCCCGCCGCACTGCGGGAGTCTCATTTCGCAATCTAAGTGCCTTTGGCTATGGGACTGCCGCCGATTACCAGATGGATGTTGCCAATATGTGGCTCAAGGGGTTTGGATGGATTCGTCGGAAGCTTGGTTTCGTAGATAGGGTCCGCATTGACATCTTGCGCGACTTTGAAGGCTTTGTTCGGAGTGGTGAGATGCTGGTGGTCCTTGGGCGACCCGGAAG TGGGTGTTCTACGTTTCTCAAAACGATCGCCGGAGAAACTCACGGCCTCTGGCTCGACGACGGGACGGATATACAATATCAAGGAATTTCGTGGGACGAGATGCACAGTCGATTCCGCGGGGAGGTGATCTACCAGGCTGAAACCGAGATTCACTTTCCCAATCTCACCGCTGGCGAGACCCTGCTCTTTGCCGCACAGGCTCGTACCCCGGCTAACCGTTTTCCTGGTGTAACCCGAGACCAGTATGCTCACCACATGCGCGACGTTACCATGGCGATGCTGGGACTGAGTCATACGATGAATACGTTGATTGGGAACGAATTCATACGAGGCGTatctggaggagaaaggaaacGAGTCAGTATTGCAGAAACGATCCTTTGTGGCTGCCCATTACAGTGCTGGGATAATTCGACCAGAGGTCTTGACAGCTCAACCGCTCTT GAATTTGTTCGAAACCTACGTCTTTCCACGGAATATACTGGCTCCACAGCTATTGTAGCCATTTACCAGGCGAGTCAGGCAATTTACGATGTGTTCGATAAAGCAATTGTCCTGTACGAAGGCCGGCAGATATACTTTGGGAGTGCTTCTGATGCTAGACGATTTTTCGTCGAGATGGGTTTCGAATGCCCTGACAGGCAGACCACTGGCGACTTTCTGACATCCCTGACTAGTCCCACCGAGCGCCTTGTGCGAAAGGGTTTCGAGAATCTCGTTCCCCGGACACCAGATGAGTTTGCGGAACGATGGAAGCAAAGCGCGGAGCGCAAGAGGTTGCTTGAGGAAATTGAAGCTTTTCAGAACGAACATCCCCTTGGCGGCAGCAAGTACGAGGAATTCACTCGTTCTCGAGCAGCAGAAAAGGCCAAGGGCACCCGTGCTGCTTCACCTTACACACTCTCCTACCCAATGCAGATCCGTCTGTGCTTGTCGAGAGGCTTTCTTCGTCTAAAGGGTGATATGAGTATGACCCTTGCTACCACTATCGGCAACAGTATCATGGCGTTGATCATCTCAAGTATCTTTTACAACATGAATGGCACGACCGAGAAATTCTTCTCGCGTGGGGCCTTGCTATTCTTCGCTATTTTGCTCAACGCATTCTCCAGTGCATTGGAAATATTGACTctctggcagcagcggccaATCGTGGAAAAACACTACAAGTATGCGCTGTATCATCCGTCCGCAGAAGCGATCAGCTCAATGATTGTCGACTTGCCAGCTAAGGTACTCGTGTCGATCGTTTTCAACATTATACTTTACTTCATGACGAATCTTCGACGCACAGCAGGccatttcttcgtcttctaccTATTTTCATTCACCACGACACTGACAATGTCCAACATTTTTCGCTGGATTGGTGCAATTTCTCGGTCTATGGCACAAGCAATGGTTCCCTCATCGATATTCATGTTGATCCTCGTTATTTATACCGGGTTCACAATACCTGTGCGCAATATGCATCCCTGGTTCAGATGGCTCAACTACCTCAACCCCATTGGT TATGCTTTTGAGTCCCTTATGGTCAATGAGTTTAGCGGCCGGAGATTTGATTGTGCAATGTATGTTCCGGACGGGCCGGGATATGCTGACGTTCCTCTGTCATCGAAGATTTGTTCTGGGCGTGGAGCTGTAGCTGGACAAGACTACATCGACGGTGACACATACTTGAATACTTCATTCCAGTATTACAGGTCCCATTTGTGGAGAAACTATGGAGTTCTCCTGGCCttcatgttcttcttcttggcaGCCTATATCATCTGCAGTGAGTTGGTCCGGGCCAAGCCTTCGAAGGGAGAGATTCTTGTCTTCCCAAGGGGCAAGATTCCGGCTTTCGCCAAGGAAGTTCGAcgtgacgaagaggatgcaaAAACAGTGGAGAAGCCTCAGCTGGTTGGTGAGAAGAGTGACGATCATGTCGGAGCAATCTCGAAACAAACTGCGATCTTCCACTGGCAGGATGTGTGCTACGACATCAAGATTAAAGGTGAAAATCGGCGTATCCTTGATCATATTGATGGTTGGGTGAAGCCGGGGACTCTGACAGCCTTGATGGGAGTCACTGGAGCTGGTAAGACCTCTTTATTGGATGTTCTAGCGGATCGCGTGACGATGGGTGTGATTACCGGAGAGATGCTGGTGGACGGACGCTTACGGGATGACTCGTTCCAGCGCAAGACGGGCTACGTCCAGCAACAAGACCTGCATCTGGAGACCAGCACTGTCCGTGAGGCGCTAATCTTCAGCGCGATGCTCcgtcagccagccagcattcCACGAAAGGAAAAACTGGCTTATGTGGAAGAAGTCATCAAGATGCTAGGCATGGAAGAGTATGCAGAGGCTGTGGTTGGTATCCTAGGGGAAGGCTTGAACGTAGAGCAAAGGAAGCGCCTTACTATTGGAGTGGAACTCGCAGCCAAacctgatcttcttcttttctttgatgAGCCAACGTCTGGTCTGGACAGTCAGACAGCATGGTCTATTTGCTCGCTAATGAGGAAGCTCGCCGATCATGGTCAGGCAATCTTATGCACAATTCACCAGCCGTCCGCTATCCTGATGCAGCAATTCGATCGGCTCCTATTCCTGGCCAAAGGTGGAAAGACCATATACTTTGGTGAGCTAGGTGAGAACATGGGGACTCTGATCGAGTATTTTGAGAAGAAAGGTTCCACTCCTTGCCCAAAGAATGCCAATCCCGCCGAATGGATGTTGGAGGTTATTGGTGCGGCGCCAGGCTCTCATGCAGACAGGGACTGGTCTGAAGTGTGGAACCAAAGCCCTGAACGCGAGCAAGTGCGCGCAGAACTAGCACGGATGAAGGCCGAGCTCTTACAAAAGCCAGAGCCTCCGAGAACTCCTGAGTATGGAGAGTTCGCAATGCCGCTCTGGTCACAGTTTCTCATTTGCCTAAAGCGAATGTTTCAGCAGTACTGGCGCAGTCCATCCTATATTTATTCGAAGGCCACCATGTGTGTGATTCCG CCTATTTTCATTGGATTTACATTTTGGAGAGAGCCGCTAAGTCTCCAGGGAATGCAGAACCAAATGTTTGCCATCTTCATGTTACTTGTTATCTTTCCCAACCTCGTTCAACAGATGATGCCGTACTTTGTCACACAGCGTGCGTTGTATGAGGTGCGGGAGAGACCATCCAAGGCGTATTCGTGGAAAGCTTTCATGATGGCCAGTATCTGTGTAGAGCTTCCTTGGAACATCTTGATGGCAGTACCAGCATACTTCTGCTGGTACTATCCCATTGGGCTCTATCGCAACGCCGGTCCTGGCGAAACGGTCGAGAGAGGAGGCACGATGTTTCTGCTAATTTTAATTTTCATGATGTTCACGTCAACCTTCAGCTCCATGGTCATTGCTGGGATCGAGCATCCGGATACGGGTAGCAACATCGCCCAGTTGCTGTTCTCGTTATGTCTCATTTTCAACGG TGTACTTGCAACTCCCCAACAAATGCCTAGATTCTGGATCTTCATGTATCGCGTTTCACCGTTTACCTACCTAGTATCATCGGTATTATCCACCGGCCTCTCAGGAGCTGAAGTGGAATGTTCCGACATTGAGATACTCAAAATCCCACCTCCAGACGGGCAAAACTGCACATCGTATCTCGGACCCTATGCCGAAGGAATCCATGCGAAACTTCTTAGTGATGCTCCTAATGGTGACTGCCGGCTCTGCAGTATCTCCTCAACGAATCAATTCTTGGCGTCGCTGAGTATCAACCCTGATGATAACTGGCGCAATGTTGGGATTCTGTTCGTCTACATCGTCTTCAATGCATTTGCGGCTGTTTTCCTTTATTGGCTGGTTCGTGTACCGAAAAAGAAGTCGCAACAGGTGAAAAAGCAGTAA
- a CDS encoding uncharacterized protein (transcript_id=CADANIAT00000694), whose amino-acid sequence MTLQTEPEEIDSSLNATSVLPDTVDIEKSVTTDQDAPPEENTRPGAKAGLSLAQFWIVMFGLSVGMLLAALDFNIVATAVPIISSEFNAYNNSSWLGTGFLISFTLVLPLYSKIGDIFGRRNMFMLGTLVFILGSGLCGGSKSMNMLVWSRVIQGIGGGGIYGLVNVILTDLVPLRDVGKFATWRWCFYVNLCISPISLIITFFYLRIPTPKIDKERIKNFDIIGTITLTGGTVCLLLAISWGGNSFPWNSSHVIGCFIGGFALLQAFAIWEHYAKDPLMPPVFFRNRAIVAILFAEFFYGANLLGMMYYVPQFFQLVYGDSATMSGVALLPMMLGLQIGNPLERLAFKPAESHPDVGASWRHPYGCAEGQDFV is encoded by the exons ATGACATTGCAGACAGAACCAGAAGAAATAGACAGTTCATTGAATGCGACCAGCGTACTTCCCGATACTGTCGATATTGAAAAGTCTGTGACTACGGATCAAGATGCGCCTCCAGAGGAAAATACACGTCCTGGCGCAAAAGCTGGGCTATCGCTCGCTCAGTTCTGGATTGTCATGTTTGG CCTGAGCGTAGGCATGCTTTTGGCCGCCCTGGATTTTAACATCGTCGCGACGGCCGTTCCCATCATCTCGTCCGAATTCAATGCCTACAACAATTCGTCCTGGCTGGGAACTGGATTCCTCATCTCATTTACCCTAGTCTTGCCCCTGTACAGTAAGATTGGTGACATTTTTGGACGCCGCAACATGTTCATGCTTGGGACGCTCGTTTTTATCCTTGGAAGCGGTTTATGCGGTGGCTCCAAGAGCATGAACATGCTGGTCTGGTCCCGAGTGATCCAGGGCATAGGTGGAGGTGGTATCTATGGGCTGGTCAAT GTCATCCTTACCGACCTCGTTCCCCTCCGCGATGTGGGAAA ATTCGCCACTTGGCGTTGGTGCTTCTATGTCAACTTATGCATCTCCCCCAtcagcctcatcatcacTTTTTTCTACCTGCGCATCCCCACCCCTAAGATCGACAAGGAGCGTATCAAGAACTTCGACATTATTGGCACCATAACCCTAACAGGGGGTACCGTctgcctccttctcgccaTCTCCTGGGGCGGCAATAGCTTCCCCTGGAACTCCTCCCACGTCATCGGCTGTTTTATCGGCGGTTTCGCGCTCCTCCAGGCCTTTGCGATCTGGGAGCACTACGCCAAAGATCCCCTCATGCCGCCCGTCTTTTTCCGCAACCGTGCCATCGTGGCCATTCTATTTGCCGAGTTCTTCTACGGGGCTAACCTCCTCGGAATGATGTACTACGTGCCCCaattcttccagctcgtgTACGGCGACTCCGCAACCATGTCCGGCGTCGCTCTCCTCCCGATGATGCTGGGCCTGCAAATCGGTAACCCCCTGGAACGTCTTGCATTCAAACCTGCAGAATCTCACCCTGACGTCGGAGCAAGTTGGCGTCATCCTTACGGATGTGCAGAGGGTCAAGACTTTGTTTGA
- a CDS encoding uncharacterized protein (transcript_id=CADANIAT00000692), with the protein MADDELFTRAISGYRDAFLEQHSHLSESERNQLWSQRLSQFMPTTTAVSPTSPAYRPVSGSSILGHDTSSEKSGKRTRQETPRTLPGSGPPPTKRRVTTPDPPERVVLKRDLSHASSPAAPETSWQLSRTMSQTDNTHPTSGPGSASQPPAMVRSQSQQVPVSYQHPTASMAQYRHSPGYHRRHLQNVSEYSPAEFTKQYLGSFEGQSSVSPSTMAFPASPVQVGGSNPGSFASQFFQGQMSGNDSLTTAPAQSVPMTRSGTTDSLCGTMGMMRFDSAGPTLGSDYPFTVPSTTFPSSTPVNVPLASTVSTTPQMIPQAPFNMVDPSISLPYSCSAPPATSMSFLPPSPVSEVKASAPTEGDAASNTPSSRAARRAQEQIVHSARPIAPKTETLKATPPKVAEHKMIRISSSDGTSKEVAAIPKASIQRPPRQKTYCTMCNDQPDGFHGEHELRRHIERVHAVVRKVWVCVDISPDKKFLANCKACRNGKRYGANYNAAAHLRRTHFNPCQRGRGGRGKDSEKRGGKGGGTHPPMDILKHWMVQKEEIVVENAQMYPLDADGLVDDIVPVPTNPLDDTSFESLASEDLSSQGTEATGMNSYDSFTSFPTTNSYPSFENTCYLDSQPLVPEVTSYV; encoded by the exons ATGGCCGACGACGAACTCTTTACGAGGGCCATATCTGGATATCGGGACGCATTTTTGGAGCAACACTCCCACCTCTCGGAATCAGAGCGAAATCAACTTTGGAGTCAGCGCTTGAGTCAGTTTATGCCTACTACGACCGCGGTGTCACCAACCTCTCCCGCGTACCGACCAGTCTCGGGTTCCAGCATCCTTGGCCACGACACCTCTTCTGAGAAATCTGGGAAGCGGACACGACAGGAGACTCCTCGGACATTACCTGGTTCTGGCCCTCCTCCGACAAAGCGGCGAGTCACC ACTCCGGATCCTCCAGAGCGCGTTGTCCTGAAACGCGATCTCTCCCATGCATCCTCCCCGGCAGCTCCGGAAACGTCCTGGCAGCTTTCGAGAACAATGTCGCAGACGGACAACACACATCCAACCTCCGGTCCTGGATCCGCCTCCCAACCGCCAGCTATGGTTCGTTCGCAGAGTCAACAGGTTCCAGTATCGTACCAACATCCTACGGCGTCCATGGCCCAATATCGACACTCTCCTGGATACCATCGTCGCCACTTGCAGAACGTCAGCGAGTACTCACCGGCCGAGTTCACGAAGCAATATTTGGGCAGTTTTGAGGGTCAGTCGAGCGTATCTCCAAGTACTATGGCGTTTCCAGCGAGTCCTGTGCAGGTTGGGGGGTCAAATCCGGGTTCATTTGCCAGTCAGTTCTTTCAGGGGCAGATGAGCGGTAACGACTCTCTGACTACGGCACCCGCTCAATCCGTCCCTATGACCCGCAGCGGTACAACAGACTCTCTATGTGGAACTATGGGTATGATGCGCTTCGACTCGGCAGGACCGACTCTAGGCTCGGATTACCCCTTTACTGTTCCTTCAACTaccttcccttcctccacACCTGTGAATGTCCCCCTCGCCAGCACCGTGTCTACAACTCCGCAAATGATCCCCCAAGCCCCATTCAACATGGTCGATCCATCAATATCTTTGCCATACTCTTGTTCTGCCCCTCCTGCTACCTCAATGAGCTTCCTCCCTCCCTCCCCAGTGAGCGAGGTAAAAGCTTCGGCGCCTACAGAGGGGGACGCCGCGTCAAATACGCCTTCTTCTAGGGCTGCTCGAAGGGCacaggagcagattgtgCATAGCGCAAGGCCTATTGCTCCCAAGACAGAGACACTCAAGGCCACGCCGCCGAAAGTGGCAGAGCATAAGATGATCCGTATATCATCGTCTGACGGCACTTCCAAAGAGGTCGCTGCCATTCCCAAAGCCTCAATCCAGCGTCCACCTAGGCAAAAAACATACTGCACCATGTGTAACGACCAGCCCGACGGCTTTCACGGAGAACATGAGCTTCGTCGTCACATTGAGCGTGTTCATGCCGTCGTACGAAAAGTCTGGGTGTGCGTTGATATCTCTCCTGACAAAAAGTTCCTTGCAAACTGCAAGGCTTGTCGGAACGGAAAGCGGTACGGAGCCAACTACAATGCTGCTGCTCACCTTCGTCGTACCCATTTCAACCCATGCCAACGTGGCCGCGGTGGGCGCGGAAAAGACAGTGAGAAACGTGGTGGCAAAGGGGGTGGCACTCATCCACCTATGGACATCTTGAAGCATTGGATGGtccagaaagaggagattgtTGTTGAAAATGCACAGATGTATCCTCTCGATGCGGACGGACTAGTTGATGATATTGTGCCTGTTCCAACCAATCCGCTAGACGACACTTCATTCGAATCGCTAGCCTCTGAGGACTTGTCTTCACAGGGCACGGAAGCAACCGGCATGAACAGTTACGATTCATTTACTTCATTTCCTACGACGAATTCGTATCCGTCGTTTGAGAACACCTGCTACCTCGATTCTCAACCTCTAGTTCCTGAAGTAACCTCGTACGTCTGA